The following proteins come from a genomic window of Enterobacter chengduensis:
- the ldtA gene encoding L,D-transpeptidase — protein sequence MIRFTSFVLTLCAAVPGAFAVTYTLPPEGSRLVGTPTIVTVPQGNTLPLEAFAAQHGLGLSNMLEANPGVDPFLPQPGTRLVIPQQLILPDTVREGIVVNVAEMRLYYYPSGSNTVEVLPIGIGQAGRETPRNWVTAVERKQEGPTWSPTPNTRRAYAAEGKTLPAFVPAGPDNPMGLYAIYIGRLYAIHGTNSNFGIGLRVSQGCIRLRNNDIKYLFDNVPIGTRVQLIDRPVKVTTEPDGSRWVEVHEPLSRNRAEFESTRKVPLPISAAQRTQLINEGAGAELERRSGMPVKLSH from the coding sequence ATGATTCGATTTACCTCGTTCGTCCTTACGCTGTGTGCCGCTGTTCCCGGTGCATTTGCCGTAACCTATACCCTACCGCCGGAAGGCAGTCGTCTGGTGGGAACCCCGACTATCGTCACCGTTCCGCAGGGCAACACGCTGCCTCTGGAGGCTTTCGCCGCGCAGCACGGGCTGGGCCTAAGCAATATGCTGGAAGCCAACCCGGGCGTGGATCCTTTTCTGCCTCAGCCCGGCACCCGGCTGGTCATTCCCCAGCAGCTCATTTTGCCCGACACCGTCCGCGAGGGGATTGTCGTGAACGTGGCGGAAATGCGCCTCTACTATTACCCGTCAGGCAGCAATACGGTGGAAGTATTGCCCATCGGCATCGGTCAGGCCGGGCGTGAAACCCCGCGCAACTGGGTGACGGCGGTTGAGCGTAAGCAGGAGGGGCCCACCTGGTCTCCGACGCCGAATACGCGGCGCGCCTATGCGGCTGAAGGGAAAACGCTTCCGGCCTTCGTGCCCGCCGGGCCGGATAACCCGATGGGCCTGTATGCGATATATATCGGCAGGCTGTATGCCATTCACGGCACCAACTCGAATTTCGGCATCGGGCTGCGCGTGAGCCAGGGCTGTATCCGCCTGCGGAATAACGACATCAAATACCTTTTCGATAATGTTCCCATCGGAACCCGCGTGCAGCTTATCGATCGGCCCGTTAAAGTCACCACCGAACCGGACGGCAGCCGCTGGGTAGAGGTTCACGAGCCATTATCACGTAACCGCGCGGAGTTTGAATCGACCCGGAAAGTGCCGCTGCCCATTTCAGCCGCGCAGCGAACGCAGCTGATAAACGAAGGGGCGGGAGCCGAACTGGAACGGCGATCAGGGATGCCGGTGAAGCTCAGCCATTGA